One window of Methanogenium organophilum genomic DNA carries:
- a CDS encoding glycosyltransferase, which produces MKICLIGEFDDRLDEGMKNTSTHYYKELIKRNDVLKINIKEINHLEFWRNIYAYKPDIIHYLHGPTEKSFILLKLISKICSNPKTVMSAMNPSFSNSFRWFINFCRPDIVLVQSNNTQKMFLDLGLKTVFIPGGVDIEKYKPNNRDEKRKLRTKYGIDQDSFVILHIGPIKENRNIQEFISIKEKNNTVIIVGSKSAGIDPRLFNNLKDSGCIVIDKYLPNIEEIYALSDCYFFAAKYKRSSSGIKESSGIEIPLTVLEALACDIPTISTKYGGLEQIFTEKPSNLFFIDDSSEILEAINQIKKNDYKSSRELINKFSWSQIVNELEINYNNLLNEEIK; this is translated from the coding sequence TTGAAAATTTGTTTAATTGGCGAATTTGATGATCGATTAGACGAAGGCATGAAAAATACTTCCACACATTATTATAAAGAGTTAATAAAAAGAAACGATGTCTTAAAAATTAATATTAAAGAAATTAATCATCTAGAATTTTGGAGAAACATATATGCATACAAACCTGATATTATCCACTATTTACATGGACCTACCGAAAAAAGTTTTATTTTATTGAAATTAATCTCAAAAATCTGTTCTAATCCAAAAACAGTAATGTCAGCTATGAATCCCTCATTTAGCAACTCATTTAGATGGTTTATTAATTTTTGTAGGCCTGATATTGTTCTTGTTCAATCTAATAATACACAAAAAATGTTTTTAGATTTAGGGCTAAAAACCGTATTTATTCCTGGTGGAGTTGATATTGAAAAATATAAACCAAATAATAGAGATGAAAAACGGAAACTCAGAACTAAGTATGGAATAGATCAAGATTCATTTGTAATACTACACATAGGACCTATCAAAGAAAATCGAAATATTCAAGAATTTATATCAATAAAAGAAAAAAACAATACTGTAATAATTGTTGGTTCTAAATCTGCAGGGATTGATCCAAGATTATTTAATAACTTAAAAGATTCAGGGTGCATAGTTATTGACAAGTATTTACCAAACATTGAAGAGATTTATGCCCTTTCTGATTGCTATTTTTTTGCAGCAAAATACAAAAGGAGTTCTTCTGGAATAAAAGAATCCTCGGGAATTGAAATACCCCTCACTGTCCTTGAAGCCTTAGCATGTGACATTCCCACAATATCTACAAAATATGGTGGATTAGAGCAAATATTTACAGAAAAACCTTCCAATTTATTCTTTATCGATGACTCATCAGAAATTTTAGAAGCTATTAACCAAATAAAAAAGAATGATTACAAATCCTCTAGAGAACTGATAAATAAATTTTCATGGTCTCAAATAGTAAATGAATTGGAAATAAATTATAATAATTTGTTAAATGAGGAAATCAAATGA